From the genome of Grus americana isolate bGruAme1 chromosome 16, bGruAme1.mat, whole genome shotgun sequence:
GGGCAGGAGGTACCGGTACCTGTTGATGCAGAAGAGCGCCATGGCCGCACCGCGCCGCCCGGGCGCACGGAGATGACGTCAGCCGGAACCGCGTGGCGCGCGGAAGGCTCCAGAAAACACGGGGGCGGGCGCGCGCCGCCTGCCGGCAGGGGCGGGGTAGCGCCGCGCGCGCCCGGAGGGGAGGGCGGTGAGGCGGGAAGGGCGctgaggggatggggggggaagggCCAGGATGGCAGCGAGAGGAGAACGCCGAGAGGAGACAAGCGCCTCCGTCGCGGCCCTCAACCAGCCCCGCATGTCGGCAGCCCGGCCCCGAGACTCCGGGGCCCAGGAGAGTGCAGCAGCGCCGCAGGGAcaggctggcaggcagcggAGAACCTTACCACAggccccagcacagctcccgTAGCACTGAGGGCCGGCCCTGGCTGCCTGAAGGGGGCCAGCATAAGCAGTATGGATAGGAGCATTTCGACTGAGTAAAAGCACTCCTGCCTTGTTCGGCCCCGTAAAGCCAGCACATTGTTAGAGGAAAGCGTCCCTCAAACAGCAGGCACGGGGCTGGCGCAAGGTCTGGTTCTGCTGTAGCAATGGAGGACACAGCCATAAGAAACTCAGCAACAAAAAGCCCTGAAGGCACCTACAGCAAGGTAAAAAACACCCTGCAGTGCTGTCAGGCACCTGCCAGTCAGTCTAACCATACTGTGGAATACTGCATCTGAGAAATGGACACAAACCCAAAGCgttccttttgtttgctttagcaATCAGAGTGAAACAGCTATGCTGCCGACTGCCCAACTCCATCCCCAACCTGCCAAAGCCTACACCAGACAGCTTAATTCTAaatctttatttgttttctacacagagaaaacagaggaatgtTGAAGCAGCAATATTTAAACACACTAGCAAGGAGCCATCAATCTGTGAGAGTGCACAAAATGCAACACGGGGCCACTTGTGTGGTGGTCTCTGCTAAGGGGCAGGATGAGGGTCGGTCCAGGAGCAGCCTCTTCAGACAGACGGGAGAGCTCTATGCAAAGGTGGAACCATTCCAGCCCACATTGGCAGCATTCATGTCGAAGTAGTTGATGTACACCCTGCAGAAGAGGCACAGGAACACACAATGACCTTATTAACTCATTTATGTAAGGAACAAGTGAGATAGGACAACAGGATAGGGAACAGGTGTTCCTGTTCCCCAGAAGAAATGTCAAGcttcatttttactgaaatcttGCTAACTTCTCTGGAAGGGCCTCCAACAGTCAATATTCCTTGGAGtacttctgtcttttttaaaatacaaactctTCTTCAGTCAGGGTCCGTTCAGACACCAGACAGCTTTTGCTTAGCAGCCTGTCAAGAATTTCCGGCGATCAAAACCTTTTGTTTCCAAGTGCTGTAGTCCTTCACACATGTCAAACAGACGGGCAGCCTTATGCAAGCCAAGCAGGGCCCTCAGGGCCAGCTCTGCGCTTCTCCCTTCCAAGCCCAGCACATCAGTGGCAGCAGGTTCTTCCCGTCCTTCTGCACGCAGACACTCTCCCAACCCAAGGCTCCGCAGCCTGTGAGGGAGCTGCTCACAGCCTGCTGGTTTCTACTCCGCCTGTCAGCGCCAGCCTGTTACTGCTGCTCCCTTGTGCTTTCAGCCTCCCATCAGCAGAGGACATCACACCTCAGCAGCAAAACCCACTTGTTAGTCCTCTGGGATTTTTCCCTACTCTGAGAACAGGAAGCCATTTAACAGAGGGCTCTCAAGAGTTTGTCTACATCTTTTCCTTAACTGGACATGAAGACACTGCAAACAATCACCTTGTATTTTCTCAAACACATGGACTTACTCCTGGCTTTTTGTATTGttaaataaacttttcaaagcagttttggAAAGCCAGATAAACAAGGTTAATAACATCATGTCCCAGCCTTACCTGTCTGCAGATACATGCAAGTGCTTAGAGATCAGATCACACAGGAGCTTGGTGTAAGTCTTGTTCTGCTGCCCTCCTATTTTGCCGATGCTGTACAGGCTGCAGAGTGCGCAGGGATCAGTGGAGCCTCCAAAGGACATCATCTGATCAGGTATGATGTGCACAGCGATGTACTGTGGTAAGAGAACAAACAGTTATAGGATATCCCACCTTCCCTCTCCTGATACAAACTTTCTTTGGGCGCTAACTTTAAACAGCGCAGTCATGTGCTGCGTTGTggcccagggctggggccgggCAGTTGGCCAGCGCTGCCCGCTGCACCCTGCCGAGGTTCAGGCACTGCAGCGCACACGGGGGGCAGAGCAGCGTGTGCTGCGGGGATCCCCCAGCCTGGTTCTCAGCTTTAGGAACAAAGGTTGTGTCTGTGCAAAGCTCCTGGTGAGACAGGTACTCCTGCCCGCCGCAGCACTGCCGCTGCATGGGGCAAAGAGCACATGCCTGGAGATAAAAGGCCTTAAAACTGTATCTGCGTGCCAGAATTCACACCCTCAAAGCACTGACTGAGCCACCGGGCCTGCCTAAGAGCCTGTCTGCAATTCAGCCTTATCGGGCCTTGACTTCGCAGGCTGCAGCGGTCTGGCCCAAGAGGGACCATATCCGATCCCGGTATAACCGGGAGCAGCTCGGC
Proteins encoded in this window:
- the LOC129213753 gene encoding macrophage migration inhibitory factor, which gives rise to MPMFTIQTNVCKDAVPDSLLGDLTQQLAKATGKPAQYIAVHIIPDQMMSFGGSTDPCALCSLYSIGKIGGQQNKTYTKLLCDLISKHLHVSADRVYINYFDMNAANVGWNGSTFA